In a genomic window of Neisseria flavescens:
- a CDS encoding GNAT family N-acetyltransferase, producing the protein MSLLTILRPATEKDCQAIHNAHLHAVQYACIRSYDETIMHTWESLLDINSYLETISDKNKALWVVEYKGLIQGFFQVDFKEAQLDALYVHPLFHNLGLGTALLSRAEEMARNAGLSFLKLYASLNSVPFYRLNRYESLGTAVLQLNKTVRVECELMRKYL; encoded by the coding sequence ATGAGCCTTCTGACCATCCTCCGTCCGGCAACCGAAAAAGACTGCCAAGCCATACACAACGCCCATCTGCATGCCGTTCAATACGCCTGCATCCGCAGTTACGATGAAACCATTATGCACACATGGGAAAGTCTGCTCGACATCAACAGCTATTTGGAAACCATCTCCGATAAAAACAAAGCTTTGTGGGTGGTCGAATACAAAGGGCTGATTCAAGGTTTCTTCCAAGTCGATTTCAAAGAAGCGCAACTGGACGCCTTATACGTCCATCCGCTCTTCCATAATCTCGGCTTGGGCACGGCCCTGCTCAGCCGCGCCGAAGAAATGGCACGAAATGCAGGCCTCAGCTTTCTCAAACTGTATGCCTCGCTCAATTCCGTGCCTTTCTATCGCCTCAACCGCTACGAGTCGCTCGGTACTGCCGTGTTGCAGCTGAACAAAACCGTCCGCGTCGAATGCGAATTGATGCGCAAATACCTGTAA
- the trpE gene encoding anthranilate synthase component I: MISKQEYQAQAAQGYNRIPLVQELLADLDTPLSIYLKLANKPFTYLLESVVGGERFGRYSFIGLPCSHYLKTSGKHVDVYQNGEIVEQHDGNPLPFIEAFHNRFKTPEIPSLPRFTGGLVGYFGYETIYNFEHFAHRLKHTAKADPLGTPDILLMLSQELAVVDNLSGKIYLIVYADPSQANGYERARERLEDIRTQLRQSCAIPLSLGSKQTQAVSEFGEEPFKACVNKIKDYIFAGDCMQVVPSQRMSMEFTDNPLALYRALRTLNPSPYMFYYDFGDFHIVGSSPEILVRRERDDVIVRPIAGTRLRGKTPAEDLANEQDLLSDAKEIAEHVMLIDLGRNDVGRISKTGEVKVTDKMVIEKYSHVMHIVSNVEGRLKDSMTNMDILAATFPAGTLSGAPKVRAMEIIEEVEPGKRGIYGGAVGVWSFNNDMDLAIAIRTAVVKNNTLYVQSGAGVVADSNPESEWQETQNKARAVIRAAQMVQEGLDK, from the coding sequence ATGATCAGCAAACAAGAATACCAAGCCCAAGCCGCACAAGGTTACAACCGCATTCCACTCGTTCAAGAGCTGCTTGCCGACTTGGACACACCGCTCTCAATCTACCTTAAACTTGCCAACAAGCCTTTCACCTACCTGCTCGAATCCGTTGTCGGTGGCGAACGCTTCGGACGCTATTCCTTTATCGGCCTGCCTTGCAGCCACTATCTCAAAACCAGCGGCAAACATGTCGATGTATATCAAAACGGCGAAATCGTCGAACAACACGACGGCAATCCCCTGCCCTTTATCGAAGCCTTCCACAACCGCTTCAAAACGCCCGAAATTCCAAGCCTGCCGCGCTTTACCGGCGGCCTGGTCGGCTATTTCGGTTATGAAACCATCTACAATTTCGAACATTTTGCCCACCGCCTGAAACATACGGCCAAAGCCGATCCCCTCGGTACGCCCGACATCCTCCTGATGCTCTCGCAAGAGCTTGCAGTAGTGGATAATCTAAGCGGCAAAATCTACCTGATTGTTTATGCCGATCCGTCTCAAGCCAACGGCTACGAACGCGCACGCGAACGTCTTGAAGACATCCGTACCCAGCTACGCCAAAGTTGCGCCATTCCGCTTTCCCTCGGCAGCAAGCAAACGCAAGCAGTCAGCGAATTTGGAGAAGAACCTTTCAAAGCCTGCGTCAACAAAATCAAAGACTACATCTTTGCAGGCGACTGCATGCAGGTTGTTCCCAGCCAGCGCATGAGCATGGAATTTACCGATAATCCGCTTGCCCTCTACCGCGCCCTGCGTACACTGAACCCATCGCCGTATATGTTCTACTACGATTTCGGCGATTTCCACATCGTCGGTTCTTCGCCTGAAATCCTCGTCCGCCGCGAACGCGACGACGTCATCGTCCGCCCTATCGCCGGCACGCGCCTGCGCGGCAAAACACCAGCCGAAGACCTTGCCAACGAGCAAGACCTGCTGAGCGATGCCAAAGAAATTGCCGAACATGTCATGTTGATTGACTTAGGACGCAACGACGTCGGCCGCATCAGTAAAACCGGCGAAGTCAAAGTCACCGACAAAATGGTGATTGAAAAATACTCCCATGTGATGCACATCGTCTCCAACGTCGAAGGCCGTCTGAAAGACAGCATGACCAACATGGACATCCTCGCCGCCACCTTCCCGGCAGGCACACTTTCCGGCGCACCCAAAGTCCGCGCCATGGAAATCATCGAAGAAGTCGAGCCGGGCAAACGCGGCATCTACGGCGGCGCCGTCGGCGTATGGAGTTTCAACAACGACATGGACTTGGCCATCGCCATCCGCACCGCCGTAGTGAAAAACAACACGCTATACGTCCAAAGCGGCGCGGGCGTGGTTGCCGATTCCAATCCTGAATCAGAATGGCAGGAAACGCAAAACAAAGCCCGTGCCGTCATACGCGCCGCGCAAATGGTTCAAGAAGGGTTGGATAAATGA
- a CDS encoding Smr/MutS family protein — protein sequence MTANFQETLKALGKQAKKEAAEREAEAKAKKQVEDVDFSKAVGKVTPLKNAGNYYEQPRDKSPIKPRPKEMATLEQEDYFYVGSGGWEEPPASFSKNGQGKNDLMRLRNGHYPVVADVDLHGYTQEEAQQVLNEFIEFTKKRGICGEIVHGSGLGSAGYKPVLKNMTRRWLMQHPDVLAYVEPRQGNDGAVRILLKRQRRDDDWKQ from the coding sequence ATGACGGCAAACTTTCAAGAAACGCTGAAGGCTTTGGGCAAACAGGCGAAAAAGGAAGCCGCGGAGCGGGAAGCCGAAGCGAAGGCTAAAAAGCAGGTAGAGGATGTAGATTTCAGCAAGGCAGTTGGTAAGGTTACGCCGTTGAAAAATGCCGGCAACTATTATGAACAGCCCCGTGATAAATCACCTATCAAGCCGCGACCTAAAGAAATGGCAACTTTGGAGCAGGAAGATTATTTTTATGTGGGCAGCGGCGGCTGGGAAGAACCGCCGGCTTCGTTCAGTAAAAACGGGCAGGGTAAAAATGATTTGATGCGTTTGCGAAACGGTCATTATCCTGTTGTGGCTGATGTGGATTTGCATGGCTATACGCAGGAAGAAGCGCAGCAGGTATTGAACGAATTTATTGAGTTTACGAAAAAACGCGGCATTTGCGGCGAGATTGTCCATGGTAGCGGCTTAGGTTCAGCAGGCTATAAACCGGTTTTGAAAAATATGACGCGCCGCTGGTTGATGCAGCATCCTGATGTATTGGCTTATGTCGAGCCTCGACAAGGCAATGATGGCGCAGTCAGGATTTTGTTGAAACGCCAACGCCGAGACGATGATTGGAAGCAGTAA
- a CDS encoding aminodeoxychorismate/anthranilate synthase component II, with product MLLFIDNYDSFTYNIVQYFAELGQEVLVRCNDEITIEEIEALKPQYLVIGPGPCSPKEAGISVAAMQHFAGRLPVMGVCLGHQTMGEAFGGNVVRAQTMMHGKVSPVFHHGTGMFKDLPNPVNCTRYHSLAIDRATLPDCLEITAWTEDGEIMGVRHKEYAVEGVQFHPEALLTEHGHDMLKNFLEEFKDYHPQKS from the coding sequence ATGCTTTTATTCATTGATAATTACGACAGCTTCACCTACAACATCGTCCAATACTTTGCCGAATTGGGGCAGGAAGTTTTGGTTCGCTGCAACGATGAAATCACCATCGAAGAAATCGAAGCCCTGAAACCACAATATCTGGTCATCGGCCCCGGCCCTTGTTCCCCTAAAGAAGCAGGCATTTCTGTTGCAGCCATGCAGCACTTTGCCGGCAGGTTGCCCGTCATGGGCGTGTGTCTCGGCCATCAAACCATGGGCGAAGCGTTCGGCGGCAATGTCGTGCGCGCGCAAACGATGATGCACGGCAAAGTCTCCCCCGTTTTCCACCACGGCACAGGCATGTTTAAAGACCTGCCCAATCCGGTCAACTGCACGCGCTACCACAGCCTGGCCATCGACCGCGCCACCCTGCCCGACTGCCTCGAAATTACCGCGTGGACGGAAGACGGCGAAATCATGGGCGTACGCCACAAAGAATATGCCGTCGAAGGTGTACAGTTCCACCCCGAAGCCCTGCTGACCGAACACGGCCACGATATGCTGAAAAACTTCTTGGAAGAATTCAAAGACTATCATCCGCAAAAATCTTAA
- the mutL gene encoding DNA mismatch repair endonuclease MutL, translated as MSRIAALPDHLVNQIAAGEVVERPANALKEIVENSIDAGATAIDVELAGGGIRLIRVSDNGSGIHPDDIELALHRHATSKIKTLNDLEHVASMGFRGEGLASIASVSRLTLTSRQEDSSHATQVKAEDGKLSSPTAAAHPVGTTIEAAELFFNTPARRKFLKSENTEYAHCATMLERLALAHPHIAFSLKRDGKQVFKLPTQSLHERIAAIVGDDFQTASLEIDSGNGALRLYGAIAKPTFAKGKTDKQYCFVNHRFVRDKVMLHAVKQAYRDVLHNALTPAFVLFLDLPPEAVDVNVHPTKTEIRFRDSRQVHQLVFHTLNKALADTRADLTESVSNAGEVLHDITGVVSTQMPSENDSENLFDSASNYPTGNKPDTRNAFGASGKTAPMPYQAARAPQQRSLSLRESRAAMNTYAELYKKTDDIDLELNRLEQARFGNMPSETPTPKTDAPLSDGIPSQSELPPLGFAIAQLLGIYILAQAEDSLLLIDMHAAAERVNYEKMKRQRQENGNLQSQRLLIPVTFAASHEECAALADHAETLAGFGLELSDMGGNTLAVRAVPAMLGKSDVVSLAKDVLNELAQVGSSQTIEEHENRILATMSCHGSIRAGRRLTLPEMNALLRDMENTPRSNQCNHGRPTWVKLTLKELDALFLRGQ; from the coding sequence ATGTCCCGAATTGCCGCCCTGCCCGACCATCTTGTCAACCAAATCGCCGCCGGCGAAGTGGTCGAACGCCCTGCCAACGCCCTGAAAGAAATCGTTGAAAACAGTATCGATGCAGGCGCGACGGCGATCGATGTCGAGCTGGCGGGCGGCGGCATCCGCCTGATTCGCGTCAGCGACAACGGCAGCGGTATCCATCCGGACGACATCGAACTCGCGCTCCACCGCCACGCCACCAGCAAAATCAAAACTTTAAACGATTTGGAACACGTTGCCAGCATGGGCTTTCGCGGCGAAGGTTTGGCAAGCATCGCCTCCGTCAGCCGCCTGACCCTGACCAGCCGTCAAGAAGACAGTTCGCACGCGACTCAAGTCAAAGCAGAAGACGGCAAACTCAGCAGCCCCACCGCCGCCGCCCACCCCGTCGGCACCACCATCGAAGCCGCCGAACTCTTCTTCAATACCCCTGCGCGACGCAAGTTCCTCAAATCCGAAAACACCGAATATGCCCACTGCGCCACCATGCTCGAACGCCTTGCACTGGCGCATCCGCACATTGCCTTCTCACTCAAACGCGACGGCAAACAAGTATTCAAACTCCCAACCCAAAGCTTGCATGAACGGATTGCCGCCATTGTCGGTGATGATTTTCAGACGGCCTCATTGGAAATTGACAGCGGCAATGGCGCGCTGCGGCTCTATGGCGCGATTGCCAAACCGACCTTTGCCAAAGGCAAAACCGACAAACAATACTGCTTCGTCAACCATCGTTTTGTCCGCGACAAAGTCATGCTCCATGCCGTCAAGCAGGCATACCGCGACGTATTGCACAACGCGCTGACGCCTGCTTTCGTCCTCTTTCTCGACCTGCCGCCCGAAGCCGTGGATGTCAACGTCCACCCTACCAAAACCGAAATCCGCTTCCGCGACAGCCGGCAGGTGCACCAACTCGTGTTCCACACGCTCAACAAAGCCCTTGCCGATACCCGCGCCGACCTGACCGAAAGCGTCAGCAACGCAGGTGAAGTGTTGCATGACATTACCGGCGTTGTCTCCACCCAAATGCCGTCTGAAAACGACAGCGAAAATTTATTTGATAGCGCATCCAACTACCCGACGGGCAACAAACCCGATACACGCAATGCCTTTGGTGCATCAGGCAAAACCGCGCCTATGCCTTACCAAGCCGCTCGTGCGCCGCAACAACGCAGCCTGTCCTTGCGCGAAAGCCGCGCAGCCATGAATACTTACGCCGAGCTTTACAAAAAAACCGACGACATCGACCTTGAGTTGAACCGATTAGAGCAGGCACGTTTCGGCAATATGCCGTCTGAAACGCCTACTCCCAAAACAGATGCGCCGCTTTCAGACGGCATCCCGTCCCAATCCGAACTGCCGCCGCTCGGCTTCGCCATTGCTCAATTACTTGGCATCTACATCCTTGCCCAAGCCGAAGACAGTCTGTTGCTCATCGATATGCACGCTGCCGCCGAACGCGTCAACTACGAAAAAATGAAACGCCAACGTCAAGAAAACGGCAATCTGCAAAGCCAGCGCCTGCTTATTCCCGTAACCTTTGCCGCGTCCCACGAAGAATGCGCCGCCCTTGCCGATCATGCCGAAACGCTGGCAGGCTTCGGTTTGGAATTGTCCGACATGGGCGGCAATACCCTTGCCGTCCGCGCCGTTCCCGCAATGTTGGGCAAATCCGATGTCGTCTCGCTCGCCAAAGACGTATTAAACGAACTCGCCCAAGTCGGCAGCAGCCAAACCATCGAAGAACACGAAAACCGCATCCTCGCCACCATGTCCTGCCACGGCTCAATCCGCGCCGGCCGCCGGCTCACCCTGCCCGAAATGAACGCCCTCCTGCGCGATATGGAAAACACGCCGCGCAGCAACCAGTGCAACCACGGCCGTCCGACTTGGGTCAAACTGACTTTAAAAGAATTGGATGCGTTGTTTTTACGCGGACAGTAA
- the kdsA gene encoding 3-deoxy-8-phosphooctulonate synthase has protein sequence MNIQINNITVSNDAPFTLFGGINVLEDLDSTLKACEQYVKVTDKLGIPYVFKASFDKANRSSIHSFRGVGLDEGMKIFQAVKREFNVPVITDVHEPYQCQPVAEVCDVIQLPAFLARQTDLVVAMAKTGNVINIKKPQFLSPSQMKNIVEKFQEAGNEQIILCERGANFGYDNLVVDMLGFGVMKKTCNNLPVIFDVTHSLQTRESGAAASGGRRAQVLDLALAGMATRLAGLFLESHANPDQAKCDGPSALPLAQLEDFLTRVKAIDETVKSFAPMDIR, from the coding sequence GTGAATATCCAAATCAACAACATCACCGTCAGCAACGATGCGCCCTTTACCCTTTTCGGCGGCATCAATGTCCTTGAAGACCTTGACTCTACGCTGAAAGCCTGTGAGCAATACGTTAAAGTCACCGATAAACTCGGCATCCCTTACGTTTTCAAAGCCTCTTTCGACAAGGCAAACCGCTCTTCCATCCACTCTTTCCGCGGTGTGGGTTTGGACGAAGGCATGAAGATTTTTCAAGCGGTGAAACGCGAGTTTAACGTTCCCGTGATTACCGACGTTCACGAGCCTTACCAATGCCAGCCGGTTGCTGAAGTCTGCGATGTCATCCAGCTGCCTGCCTTCTTGGCGCGCCAAACCGATTTGGTGGTGGCAATGGCGAAAACCGGCAATGTCATCAACATCAAAAAGCCGCAATTCCTCAGCCCGTCTCAAATGAAAAACATCGTTGAGAAATTCCAAGAAGCAGGCAACGAGCAAATCATTTTGTGCGAACGCGGCGCAAACTTCGGCTACGACAACTTGGTGGTCGATATGCTCGGCTTTGGTGTGATGAAAAAAACGTGTAACAACCTGCCCGTTATTTTTGACGTCACCCATTCCCTGCAAACGCGCGAATCCGGTGCCGCCGCATCAGGCGGACGTCGCGCCCAAGTATTGGACTTGGCGCTTGCCGGTATGGCAACCCGATTGGCCGGTTTGTTTCTTGAATCCCATGCCAATCCCGACCAAGCCAAATGCGATGGCCCAAGCGCATTGCCGCTTGCCCAATTGGAAGACTTCCTGACCCGTGTTAAAGCAATCGATGAAACCGTGAAATCGTTTGCGCCTATGGATATTCGTTAA
- a CDS encoding YdgA family protein encodes MKKYLIPTAAVVVAAALGTPYYLGVKTEESLTEQQKLLQESGFLTVESHQYDRGWFSSTETTVIRLKPTLLQNTQKYLPDNLKTVLQEPITVINHVTHGPFAGGFGTRAHVETEFQYHPETKKVLDRFFGQQAPLTMTNTVYLSGDGKLSLNIPAFDYEELSGIKLNWKGFGGNTDYSQGFKSYRHDYLAPSLQVKLADKGDVSLENLRFQSETEDGLTKLALGKRSITLDKFLLQWKENIDYNVKLNELVNLVTNLQIGAFINPTGTIAPSKIEVSKLRFDTQTGEVDKFINSEGRFQFESLTYGEDKYGPLDINVAAEHLDAASLLALKNKIAEVSVKKMSEEEIQASLIQTAKNEASGLFTNNPVLNVKTFKFTMPHGDVDVSGKLAFKGLAAKDLNNLGDMLKKTEADFNMSVPKKLLEQLAVNQASSLFSVNAEDEAAGRASIDDINETLRLMVDSTIKSMASEKYLTLENDNVKTHLTLQNSELKLNGKVLQSDPEPEFDEADFPNN; translated from the coding sequence ATGAAAAAGTATCTTATCCCGACTGCCGCCGTCGTTGTCGCCGCTGCGCTCGGCACGCCTTATTATCTTGGTGTCAAAACGGAAGAAAGCCTGACTGAGCAACAAAAGCTGTTGCAGGAATCCGGTTTCCTGACCGTTGAGTCCCACCAATACGATCGCGGCTGGTTCAGTTCAACCGAGACGACCGTCATCCGCCTCAAACCGACCCTGCTTCAAAATACGCAAAAATACCTGCCGGACAATTTGAAAACCGTCCTGCAAGAGCCGATTACGGTTATCAACCATGTGACACACGGCCCGTTTGCCGGCGGCTTCGGCACGCGCGCCCATGTGGAAACCGAGTTTCAATACCATCCGGAAACCAAAAAAGTTTTGGATCGCTTCTTCGGCCAGCAAGCGCCGTTGACCATGACCAATACGGTTTATCTTTCCGGCGACGGCAAACTCAGCCTCAATATCCCCGCCTTCGACTATGAAGAGCTCTCCGGTATCAAGCTCAACTGGAAAGGCTTTGGCGGCAATACCGATTACAGCCAAGGCTTCAAAAGCTATCGCCACGATTACCTTGCGCCGTCTTTACAAGTCAAATTGGCCGATAAAGGCGATGTGTCTTTGGAAAACCTGCGCTTCCAATCCGAAACGGAAGACGGCCTGACCAAGCTTGCTTTGGGTAAGCGCAGTATTACGCTGGATAAATTCCTGTTGCAATGGAAAGAAAACATCGATTACAACGTTAAGTTGAACGAATTGGTCAACCTTGTGACCAACCTGCAAATCGGTGCATTCATCAATCCGACCGGCACGATTGCTCCGTCTAAAATCGAAGTCAGCAAACTGCGTTTCGATACCCAAACCGGCGAAGTCGATAAATTCATCAACAGCGAAGGCCGCTTCCAATTTGAAAGCCTGACTTATGGCGAAGACAAATACGGCCCTCTGGACATCAACGTCGCTGCCGAGCATTTGGATGCGGCTTCACTTTTGGCATTGAAAAACAAAATTGCCGAAGTGTCCGTGAAGAAAATGAGCGAAGAAGAAATTCAGGCTTCCTTGATTCAGACGGCCAAAAACGAGGCTTCAGGCCTGTTTACCAACAATCCGGTTTTAAACGTCAAAACCTTCAAATTCACTATGCCTCATGGTGATGTCGATGTCAGCGGCAAACTCGCGTTTAAAGGTTTGGCAGCCAAAGACCTCAACAATTTGGGCGATATGCTGAAGAAAACCGAAGCTGACTTCAACATGAGCGTACCGAAAAAATTGTTGGAGCAGCTCGCCGTCAACCAAGCAAGCAGCCTGTTTAGCGTCAATGCCGAAGATGAAGCCGCAGGCCGCGCCAGCATCGACGATATTAACGAGACCTTGCGCCTGATGGTGGACAGCACCATCAAAAGCATGGCAAGCGAAAAATATTTGACCTTAGAAAACGATAATGTCAAAACCCATCTGACTCTGCAAAACAGCGAGTTGAAATTAAACGGAAAAGTCCTTCAAAGTGACCCGGAACCCGAGTTTGACGAAGCAGACTTTCCTAATAACTAA
- the panD gene encoding aspartate 1-decarboxylase, with product MFRTMLGGKIHRATVTEADLNYVGSITVDQDLLDAAGICVNEKVAIVNNNNGERLETYTIPGERGSGVVCLNGAAARLVQKGDIVIIMSYVMLSEPEIAAHEPKVVLVDENNKIRDVISYEPPHTVL from the coding sequence ATGTTCCGTACCATGCTCGGAGGCAAAATCCACCGCGCCACCGTTACCGAAGCTGACCTCAACTACGTCGGCAGCATTACCGTTGACCAAGACCTGCTGGATGCGGCAGGTATTTGCGTTAACGAAAAAGTCGCCATCGTTAACAATAACAATGGCGAACGCCTTGAAACCTACACCATCCCCGGCGAACGCGGCAGCGGCGTCGTTTGCCTCAATGGCGCGGCCGCGCGTTTGGTTCAAAAAGGCGACATCGTGATTATCATGTCTTACGTCATGTTGTCCGAACCCGAAATTGCAGCGCATGAGCCGAAAGTCGTCCTCGTCGATGAGAACAATAAAATCCGCGACGTGATTTCTTATGAGCCGCCGCACACTGTGTTGTAA
- a CDS encoding RNA 2'-phosphotransferase codes for MMLNEKQLKSISKFLSFILRHHPEQIGITLDKDGWVDIDTLLTQVNHPERGFTGNPLTYEVLLEVVENNDKKRFTLSEDGKRIRAAQGHSTAQVQVEHKVATPPQILYHGTAERSVPSIMEQGLHSASRHFVHLSADAATAVNVGSRHGKPVVLTIDTVAMLAAGHQFYLADNGVWLTENVPPQFIGKL; via the coding sequence ATGATGCTAAACGAAAAACAACTAAAATCCATCAGCAAATTCCTCAGCTTTATCTTGCGCCATCATCCCGAGCAAATCGGTATTACTTTGGATAAAGACGGCTGGGTGGATATTGATACCCTGCTGACGCAGGTAAATCATCCCGAGCGCGGCTTTACGGGCAATCCGCTGACCTATGAAGTGTTATTGGAAGTGGTCGAAAACAACGATAAAAAACGGTTTACCCTTTCTGAAGACGGTAAACGCATCCGCGCGGCGCAAGGTCATTCGACGGCACAAGTTCAGGTCGAACACAAAGTGGCAACGCCTCCTCAAATTTTGTATCACGGTACGGCTGAGCGGTCTGTGCCGTCTATAATGGAACAAGGCCTGCATTCTGCCTCGCGCCATTTTGTCCATCTGTCTGCCGATGCTGCAACAGCCGTCAACGTCGGCTCCCGACACGGCAAGCCGGTTGTATTGACCATTGACACTGTCGCCATGCTTGCGGCAGGACATCAATTTTATTTGGCGGACAACGGCGTATGGTTAACTGAAAACGTTCCGCCGCAATTTATCGGCAAACTTTAA
- a CDS encoding PilX family type IV pilin, with amino-acid sequence MNTTSTKQLGFTLVEMMIAVAILAILSVIAIPSYNRYIERGYQSQAHAELVAINSAFKNKMVKNPKWKTAEIKTQLDDFIFKYKGHKDLADKYKYSAEMIDTNKSRAYRLKAIPTKTGYTLSVWMDSLGNAYKCTDIDSANNFKTAMTNGEGCESVSKKKSS; translated from the coding sequence ATGAATACCACCTCTACCAAACAACTAGGCTTTACGCTGGTTGAGATGATGATTGCCGTCGCCATCTTAGCCATCCTGAGCGTCATTGCCATTCCGTCTTACAACCGCTACATTGAACGAGGCTACCAATCACAAGCGCATGCCGAGTTAGTCGCCATCAATTCTGCTTTTAAAAATAAGATGGTTAAAAATCCAAAGTGGAAAACTGCCGAGATTAAAACTCAGTTGGATGACTTTATTTTCAAATACAAAGGCCATAAAGATTTGGCAGACAAATACAAATACTCTGCCGAAATGATTGATACCAATAAAAGCCGAGCCTATCGTTTGAAAGCCATTCCCACAAAAACAGGCTATACCCTTTCTGTTTGGATGGATAGTTTGGGTAATGCTTACAAATGCACTGATATTGACTCTGCCAATAATTTCAAAACCGCAATGACCAATGGCGAAGGCTGCGAATCGGTTTCCAAAAAGAAATCTTCTTAG
- a CDS encoding 5-(carboxyamino)imidazole ribonucleotide synthase has product MNTSPILPPAMLGILGGGQLGRMFTVAAKTMGYKVTVLDPNPNAPAAEFADRHLCAPFDNQTALEELAKCAAVTTEFENVNADAMRFLAKHTNVSPSGDCVAIAQNRIQEKAWIRKAGLQTAPYQAVCRAEDITEESIQFLPGILKTATLGYDGKGQIRVKTLDELKAAFAEHGGVDCVLEKMVDLRGEISVIVCRLNNDNVQTFDPAENIHENGILAYSIVPARLSADIQQQARQMAQRLADELNYVGVLAVEMFVVGDTHELVVNEIAPRPHNSGHHTIDACAADQFQQQVRLMCNLPPADTKLLTSCCMANILGDVWQEDGGEPDWLPLQSRPDAHLHLYGKKAARKGRKMGHFTVLANDADNAFQTAQALHQSL; this is encoded by the coding sequence ATGAACACATCCCCCATCCTCCCTCCTGCTATGCTCGGCATTCTTGGCGGCGGACAATTAGGCAGAATGTTTACTGTTGCTGCCAAAACCATGGGCTACAAAGTAACCGTACTCGATCCCAACCCGAATGCGCCGGCAGCGGAATTTGCCGACCGCCATTTGTGTGCGCCGTTTGACAACCAAACCGCTTTGGAAGAATTGGCAAAATGTGCGGCTGTTACGACCGAGTTCGAAAACGTCAATGCCGATGCGATGCGTTTTCTCGCCAAACACACCAATGTTTCCCCCAGCGGCGACTGCGTTGCCATCGCACAAAACCGCATTCAGGAAAAGGCATGGATACGCAAAGCAGGCCTGCAAACCGCGCCGTATCAAGCAGTTTGCAGAGCCGAAGACATCACTGAAGAAAGCATACAATTTCTGCCCGGCATCCTGAAAACTGCCACTTTGGGCTATGACGGCAAAGGCCAAATCCGCGTAAAAACATTGGATGAACTCAAAGCCGCGTTTGCCGAACACGGCGGCGTGGATTGCGTTTTGGAAAAAATGGTGGACTTGCGCGGCGAAATTTCCGTTATCGTATGCCGTCTGAACAATGACAATGTGCAAACTTTCGACCCTGCCGAAAACATTCACGAAAACGGTATCCTCGCCTACTCCATAGTCCCAGCCCGACTGAGTGCCGACATTCAGCAACAGGCGCGACAAATGGCGCAGCGTTTGGCCGATGAATTGAACTACGTCGGCGTATTGGCGGTAGAAATGTTTGTTGTCGGCGATACGCATGAATTGGTCGTCAACGAAATCGCGCCGCGTCCGCACAATTCCGGCCACCATACCATCGACGCCTGCGCGGCAGACCAATTCCAGCAACAGGTTCGCCTGATGTGCAACCTGCCTCCTGCTGACACCAAATTGCTGACTTCTTGCTGTATGGCGAATATTTTGGGCGATGTTTGGCAGGAAGACGGCGGCGAACCGGATTGGCTGCCCCTGCAAAGCCGGCCGGACGCGCACCTGCACCTTTACGGCAAAAAAGCCGCGCGAAAAGGCCGCAAAATGGGGCATTTTACCGTCTTAGCCAACGATGCAGACAACGCGTTCCAAACCGCACAAGCCTTACATCAAAGCCTGTAA